A window of Chitinophaga sp. MM2321 contains these coding sequences:
- a CDS encoding LytTR family DNA-binding domain-containing protein — protein sequence MIRCIAVDDEQLVRDLLEDNIRQIPFLQLVKTCKNALEAAEVLQTTQVDLIFLDIQMPRLNGLQFLQSLKNPPLVILVTAYEQYALEGFNLQVADYLLKPFSFERFLKACNRANDLFRLQQQPAATEEITDFFVNVEYTLVKIVVSDITYIEGLKDYIRIHLSSSPKPVLTRMTMKAMEEKLPAAAFVRTHKSFLAAVAKITSIKRDFVCIGVTEVPVSEFYKENITRMINRPEK from the coding sequence ATGATACGCTGCATTGCTGTTGACGATGAACAACTTGTTCGTGACCTGCTGGAAGATAATATCCGGCAGATCCCCTTTTTGCAGTTGGTGAAGACCTGCAAAAATGCGCTGGAAGCGGCAGAGGTGTTACAAACCACCCAGGTTGACCTGATCTTTCTTGATATACAAATGCCCCGGCTGAATGGGTTGCAGTTTTTGCAATCGTTAAAAAATCCGCCGCTTGTTATTCTTGTTACCGCATACGAGCAGTATGCACTGGAAGGTTTCAATTTACAGGTAGCTGATTACCTGTTGAAGCCTTTTAGTTTTGAGCGTTTCCTGAAAGCCTGTAACCGCGCCAATGATTTATTCCGGCTGCAACAACAACCCGCTGCCACAGAAGAGATCACGGACTTTTTTGTCAATGTGGAATATACCCTTGTGAAGATCGTCGTGTCAGATATTACTTACATCGAAGGACTGAAAGACTATATCAGGATCCACCTGTCGTCTTCCCCAAAACCTGTACTTACGCGTATGACCATGAAAGCGATGGAAGAAAAACTACCTGCTGCTGCCTTTGTACGCACGCATAAATCCTTTCTGGCGGCGGTTGCAAAGATCACTTCCATCAAGCGTGACTTTGTATGTATCGGGGTAACAGAAGTGCCCGTCAGCGAGTTTTACAAAGAGAATATTACCCGCATGATCAACCGCCCAGAAAAATAG
- a CDS encoding TonB-dependent receptor plug domain-containing protein yields the protein MKNYAVKYLLPVLLLTCAGRFSFGQQQAADSLHHLDTIPRQRTRTLHVVTVSAGSFEASDKAKGASLTPIDAVTVAGSNGDITQALRSLPGAQQIGDKEGLFVRGGTGEETKQFIDGTLLRNPNYPSVPGIQQYARINPFLFKGILFSSGGYSALYGQAMSSALIMESVDLPEKSSASFSLFPANTGIGFQQLTKNNRSSYGVDLHYSSQRIYNSVVPQKPDFFAGPEYIDGDANFRIKTGKTGMLKFYTTWDVSDVGMYNPDIDSAALRSGYRVKGKSSYSNLSYRNALNDDWKMDIGLTYSYNRITTNNNLVDAKGAEVSLPEAPFKDKFRYSRITSNFAQARMVFTRNFSQGQAIRFGAEHFYSEDKGTANDSALALTDNLTAAFAEGDIYLADNLAAKTGVRMEYSSLLRKWVIAPRISLAYRLPDGGQFNVAYGIFYQEPQNDFLYHNRDLNFSSATHYVLNYTKKISNRLFRVEAYYKHYNDLVKTSPGISTAGTGYAKGLEFFFRDKRSIKNLDYWITYTYLDTKRDFMNYPYALSPSFAAPHTGTIAIKKFIQSISTSVNVSYAVAAGRPYYDIRYNPAINSWQLYDQGTTKAYSVMNLHVAYLTSFFKHWKRKDFSGFAFGVNNLLGTRQVFGYNYSYDGRNKMPVTLPATRNYFIGVFMSFGIDRTDDFLNDNL from the coding sequence ATGAAAAACTATGCAGTAAAATATTTGTTGCCGGTTCTTTTACTAACCTGTGCCGGTCGCTTTTCTTTCGGGCAGCAACAGGCGGCGGATTCGCTTCATCACCTGGATACTATTCCCCGGCAGCGTACGCGCACCCTGCACGTAGTAACGGTAAGTGCAGGTTCATTCGAAGCCAGCGATAAGGCCAAAGGGGCCTCCCTTACACCCATCGATGCTGTGACGGTAGCAGGCAGTAATGGCGACATTACACAGGCGCTGCGTTCACTGCCCGGTGCACAGCAGATCGGGGATAAAGAAGGCTTGTTTGTGCGCGGTGGTACCGGTGAAGAAACAAAGCAATTTATTGACGGCACGCTGCTCAGAAATCCGAACTACCCATCCGTTCCCGGTATTCAGCAATATGCCCGTATCAATCCTTTTTTGTTTAAAGGGATCTTGTTCAGCTCCGGTGGTTATTCGGCCTTATATGGCCAGGCTATGAGCAGCGCCCTGATTATGGAGAGTGTGGACCTGCCGGAGAAATCATCCGCGAGTTTCAGCCTCTTCCCGGCCAATACCGGCATCGGGTTCCAGCAGCTGACAAAAAACAACCGCAGCAGTTATGGCGTTGACTTACATTATAGCAGTCAGCGCATCTATAATTCCGTTGTGCCGCAAAAACCTGATTTTTTTGCAGGGCCTGAATACATAGATGGCGATGCTAATTTCAGGATTAAGACCGGCAAAACCGGTATGCTGAAATTTTATACAACCTGGGATGTCAGTGATGTGGGCATGTATAATCCCGATATAGACAGTGCTGCGTTGCGGTCGGGCTACCGGGTGAAAGGAAAGAGCAGCTACAGCAATCTCAGTTATCGCAATGCGCTGAATGATGACTGGAAGATGGATATAGGGCTGACTTACAGTTATAACCGGATTACTACCAATAATAACCTGGTAGATGCCAAAGGTGCGGAGGTAAGTTTACCGGAAGCGCCGTTTAAGGATAAGTTCCGCTACAGCCGCATCACCTCCAATTTTGCGCAGGCCCGTATGGTGTTTACACGAAATTTTTCCCAGGGACAGGCCATCCGTTTTGGTGCGGAACATTTTTATTCGGAAGATAAAGGAACTGCCAATGATAGTGCACTGGCGCTTACCGATAACCTGACGGCGGCATTTGCCGAAGGCGATATTTACCTGGCTGATAACCTGGCTGCAAAAACAGGTGTTAGAATGGAATATTCTTCGCTGCTCCGCAAATGGGTGATTGCGCCACGTATCAGCCTGGCCTATCGCTTACCGGATGGTGGTCAGTTTAATGTAGCCTATGGCATTTTTTACCAGGAACCACAAAATGATTTTTTATATCATAACCGCGACCTGAATTTTTCAAGCGCCACACACTACGTGCTCAACTATACGAAAAAGATAAGTAACCGCCTCTTTCGCGTGGAAGCCTATTACAAACATTATAACGATCTCGTGAAAACATCGCCCGGTATCAGCACTGCCGGTACCGGCTACGCCAAAGGATTGGAATTTTTCTTCCGGGATAAAAGATCCATCAAAAACCTGGACTACTGGATCACCTATACTTACCTCGATACCAAAAGGGATTTCATGAATTATCCGTATGCACTGAGCCCTTCGTTTGCAGCGCCGCATACGGGGACTATCGCTATCAAAAAATTTATTCAAAGTATCTCCACCAGTGTGAATGTATCGTATGCAGTGGCCGCCGGCAGGCCCTATTATGATATCCGTTATAATCCTGCTATCAATAGCTGGCAGTTATACGACCAGGGAACTACCAAAGCTTACAGTGTGATGAACCTGCATGTTGCTTACCTGACATCTTTCTTTAAGCATTGGAAGCGAAAGGATTTTTCAGGCTTCGCCTTTGGTGTAAATAATCTGCTGGGCACCAGGCAGGTGTTTGGTTACAACTATAGTTATGATGGGCGTAACAAGATGCCCGTTACGTTACCTGCTACCCGGAACTATTTTATCGGTGTCTTTATGAGTTTTGGTATAGACCGTACGGACGATTTTCTGAATGATAATCTGTAA
- a CDS encoding YceI family protein: MKRIAYPIIAVLLVFVSAFTFITSPQWKINNGYSVKFEGRYADGVFEKLKGTIIFDEQNVSTAKFDVTIDVASINTGNRLKNRHAKGESWFNTDKYPVIHFVSSSVTKEGAVYEAKGELEMHGIKKNFIIPFTFKNNGGNGVFTGNFKVNRSDFDIGVPRGDESDFTKLQVVVPVTSK; the protein is encoded by the coding sequence ATGAAACGCATTGCTTACCCGATCATCGCCGTACTATTAGTATTCGTTTCTGCCTTTACGTTCATTACTTCCCCGCAATGGAAAATTAACAACGGCTATTCCGTAAAATTTGAAGGTAGGTATGCCGATGGGGTCTTCGAAAAATTAAAGGGGACCATTATTTTTGATGAGCAAAACGTTTCCACTGCAAAATTTGATGTCACCATTGATGTTGCGTCTATCAATACCGGCAACCGGCTGAAAAACAGGCATGCCAAAGGTGAGAGCTGGTTTAATACCGACAAATACCCGGTCATTCATTTTGTATCATCCTCCGTAACAAAAGAAGGCGCTGTATACGAAGCCAAAGGCGAACTGGAAATGCATGGCATTAAAAAGAACTTTATCATTCCATTTACATTCAAAAATAATGGGGGCAATGGTGTTTTCACGGGCAACTTCAAAGTAAACAGAAGCGATTTCGATATTGGTGTACCCAGGGGAGATGAATCAGATTTCACCAAGCTACAAGTAGTGGTGCCGGTTACATCAAAGTAG
- a CDS encoding RNA polymerase sigma-70 factor, with protein MHDKDNLDSERVLLQRIAEGDGNAFRQLFDQYRDFIYSFALRMTESDTISKDVVQEVFIKIWLQRETLSSLHNLPAYINRLTRNHVLNGIKRKAFETTLLKDLHAGEPDIKRNTPEETLLNKELENLMSRAINHLPKQQQKVYRMSRMDGLKHEEIARELQISRETVKKHMMAAILSMQHYIRIHGGPVSILAICFVGLSR; from the coding sequence ATGCATGATAAAGATAACTTAGACAGTGAGCGGGTACTACTGCAACGTATTGCTGAAGGCGATGGAAACGCCTTCCGTCAGCTGTTTGATCAATACCGTGATTTTATTTATTCTTTTGCGTTACGTATGACAGAATCCGATACCATCTCCAAAGATGTGGTACAGGAAGTATTTATCAAAATATGGTTGCAACGGGAAACCCTTTCTTCGTTGCATAATCTACCCGCCTATATCAACCGCTTAACCCGGAACCACGTCCTGAACGGGATCAAAAGAAAAGCATTCGAAACTACATTGCTAAAAGACCTGCATGCCGGCGAGCCTGATATTAAACGAAACACACCTGAAGAAACGCTCCTGAATAAAGAACTGGAGAACCTGATGAGCCGCGCCATCAACCATTTACCAAAGCAGCAGCAAAAGGTATACCGCATGAGCCGGATGGATGGTTTAAAACATGAGGAGATCGCCCGGGAGCTGCAAATTTCCAGGGAAACGGTCAAAAAGCATATGATGGCCGCCATATTGTCTATGCAACATTATATAAGAATACACGGCGGACCTGTCAGTATCCTGGCGATTTGTTTTGTTGGGTTGAGCCGCTAA
- a CDS encoding FecR domain-containing protein: MQGERMAYLLGRYYDKTCTAAEKAEILANISKGEQDDLVKEVLEKLLAGHVADQTLDEGSADELFARIRQSAVSEEAVQETPVHRLYPRLRRWGAAAAVLLLLGAGAYFLRNRSAQPEAAYAEASHIVPGSNKAVLTLADGSVMNLDSAGNQVIQQGPMAILQHKGQLQYMAQGTETTTGFNTLSTPRGGQFQLTLSDGTRVWLNSASSLKYPTAFHGKERVVELNGQGYFEIAKNAGQPFRVKVNNGLEVQVLGTHFDIMAYPDEDAIKTTLLEGIVRVTQGSVEQMLKPGQQAVATTAMQHISVKETDVNKVIAWKNGLFIFNNVELGAILREIARWYDVEIVYQTPPNKDLYGGGMSRTKSLSEVLRFLEAGGTNHFKIEGQKVIVLP, encoded by the coding sequence ATGCAAGGGGAAAGAATGGCCTATCTGTTAGGCCGCTATTATGATAAAACGTGTACTGCAGCTGAAAAGGCTGAGATACTGGCTAACATCAGCAAAGGTGAGCAGGATGACCTGGTGAAAGAAGTGCTGGAGAAATTGTTGGCGGGTCATGTGGCCGATCAGACGCTGGACGAGGGGAGTGCAGACGAATTATTTGCACGTATCCGCCAATCTGCTGTATCTGAAGAGGCAGTGCAGGAAACACCTGTGCACCGTCTTTATCCCCGGCTTCGTCGTTGGGGCGCTGCCGCAGCCGTCCTTTTGTTGTTGGGGGCAGGCGCCTATTTCCTGCGAAACAGGTCCGCACAACCGGAAGCAGCATATGCGGAAGCCAGTCACATCGTACCCGGTAGTAATAAGGCGGTGCTTACACTGGCAGATGGTTCTGTCATGAATCTTGACAGTGCCGGTAACCAGGTGATCCAGCAGGGGCCCATGGCTATCCTCCAACACAAAGGCCAGTTACAGTATATGGCACAGGGAACGGAAACAACAACGGGTTTTAATACGCTTAGTACGCCGCGTGGCGGACAGTTTCAGCTTACCTTATCAGATGGTACCCGGGTGTGGCTTAACTCCGCCAGCAGCCTGAAATACCCCACGGCTTTCCATGGAAAGGAAAGAGTGGTGGAACTAAACGGGCAGGGTTATTTTGAAATAGCAAAAAATGCCGGGCAGCCTTTCCGGGTTAAAGTAAATAATGGACTGGAAGTACAGGTGTTAGGCACCCATTTCGATATTATGGCATATCCGGATGAAGATGCCATTAAAACCACCCTGCTGGAGGGCATAGTCCGCGTAACGCAGGGATCTGTTGAACAAATGCTGAAGCCGGGACAACAGGCAGTTGCAACAACTGCTATGCAACATATTTCTGTAAAAGAAACCGATGTGAATAAGGTCATCGCCTGGAAGAATGGCCTGTTTATATTTAATAATGTGGAGCTGGGCGCTATCCTGAGAGAGATAGCCAGGTGGTATGATGTTGAGATCGTATATCAGACACCACCTAATAAAGACCTGTATGGCGGTGGGATGAGCAGGACGAAGAGCCTGTCGGAAGTACTACGCTTCCTGGAAGCCGGTGGTACGAATCATTTTAAAATTGAAGGACAAAAAGTAATTGTATTACCATAA
- a CDS encoding TonB-dependent receptor, translated as MRMTAFIFLITCLHVSAVGYSQKVSLSVKNKPLQQVFAEIISQTGVSIIYNENSLSRTSPISINVKNVQLQQVLDMCVRDQPIMYTINGNNIVIKTRPVKVTGMLTEAIVAVVDTITVSGKVTDEKGAPVPGATVMVKGARQGASTNSYGEFVLKNIPQAAVITVSSIGYVPREIDIAGRATVTVTLKEYVGRLSETVVVGYGTVKKSDLTGSVARIGEDDIKATPVTGLDRAMQGRAAGVLVTQNSARPGGGSTIRIRGTGSVNAGNDPLYVVDGFPTHDINEINPADIESIEILKDASSTAIYGSRGSNGVVMVTTKRGRKGESSINFESYYGVQSVRRKIPLLNAQQYAEFINEARINGGGAAYFDGSSATQPLPASLGKGTDWQDEVFQNAPLQSYQLSISGGEAKTRYAISGNIYDQQGIIANSNFKRYTLRANLDREVTSRLNVGLSMQGAYTKSNAARTETDGGASSGVTNAAINYAPTFPVFNANGKYYRDQGPLNGNLVDNPLGLANEITDQFSVTRLLSNFFAEYKIIDGLTFRTSWGADLFNTKSNYYVTRQIGLGAGTNGDASVSASESINWLNENTLTYNRVFAKDHNVTALIGYTSQGYHQENVTANATNFNDDFALFNNLAAGATLRTPGSGAGDWALASYLARINYGYADRFLLTLTARRDGSSRFGPNKKYGFFPSGAFAWRVINEQFMKQQNVFSDLKFRASYGLTGNQEIGDYGYLSFISNVKYPFGSTPVLQVGGVPGGISNHDLSWEKNAQLDAGIDVGFLNNRIQLTADYYIKTTSDLLFSVNVPQTTGYSSSLQNIGQVENRGLELGLNTINIEGHALQWNSAFTISFNRNKVLNLDGRPEFTAGSGSGHLGVWGSTILMKVGEPLGNFYGRKVTGIFQDKAEIDASAQKNASPGDLRYADLNDDGVINDLDRTVIGNGNPKFFGGLNNTFTYKGVELNLFFQGSYGNDILNFGRFDLYNLNGNNNQSADVLDRWTASNPSKTIPRANAAGGQRILSSFHIEDGSYLRLKNISLGYHLPSSLLKKLSLADVKIYASAQNWFTITNYKGYDPEVSRFGSSSIDQGMDYGGYPTSKSVLVGLNVKF; from the coding sequence ATGAGAATGACCGCATTTATTTTCCTGATTACCTGCCTGCATGTGAGTGCCGTTGGCTACTCGCAGAAAGTGTCGTTATCGGTGAAGAATAAACCGCTTCAACAGGTTTTTGCGGAGATCATCTCGCAAACGGGGGTTTCTATTATTTATAATGAAAACTCACTTTCGCGTACGTCTCCCATTTCTATCAATGTTAAAAATGTGCAGCTGCAACAGGTGCTGGATATGTGTGTCCGGGATCAGCCGATTATGTATACGATAAACGGCAATAACATTGTTATTAAGACCAGACCGGTAAAAGTAACCGGTATGTTGACGGAAGCGATAGTAGCCGTTGTGGATACTATTACTGTGAGCGGTAAGGTGACCGATGAAAAGGGAGCGCCTGTTCCGGGCGCCACGGTGATGGTGAAAGGGGCGCGGCAGGGCGCCAGCACCAACAGTTACGGCGAGTTTGTATTAAAAAATATCCCGCAGGCGGCTGTTATAACCGTTTCCAGTATCGGTTATGTACCGCGTGAAATAGACATTGCCGGCCGTGCTACGGTAACGGTTACACTAAAAGAGTATGTAGGCCGTCTCAGTGAAACGGTGGTGGTAGGATATGGCACCGTAAAGAAAAGCGACCTAACCGGTTCTGTAGCCAGGATCGGGGAAGATGATATTAAAGCCACGCCTGTTACGGGGCTGGACAGGGCCATGCAGGGCCGTGCCGCCGGGGTGCTGGTAACGCAGAATTCGGCCAGGCCGGGCGGTGGGTCTACGATCCGCATCCGTGGTACCGGCTCGGTGAATGCAGGCAATGATCCGCTGTATGTAGTGGATGGTTTTCCTACACACGATATCAATGAGATCAACCCGGCAGATATAGAATCGATAGAGATATTGAAAGATGCATCCTCCACTGCTATCTATGGTTCACGCGGATCGAACGGCGTGGTAATGGTAACGACTAAACGTGGCAGAAAAGGGGAGTCCAGTATAAATTTTGAAAGCTATTACGGTGTTCAATCTGTTCGCCGGAAAATTCCGTTGCTGAATGCGCAGCAATATGCGGAATTTATTAACGAAGCCAGGATCAATGGTGGCGGTGCCGCCTATTTCGACGGTTCTTCTGCAACGCAGCCTTTGCCTGCAAGCCTGGGGAAAGGTACCGATTGGCAGGATGAAGTATTCCAGAATGCGCCGCTGCAAAGCTATCAGCTATCTATTTCAGGTGGCGAAGCAAAAACGCGGTATGCTATCTCCGGAAATATTTATGACCAGCAGGGGATCATCGCTAATTCAAACTTTAAGCGATATACTTTACGCGCCAATCTTGACCGCGAGGTGACTTCCCGGCTGAATGTAGGTCTTTCTATGCAGGGGGCTTATACCAAATCAAATGCTGCCCGCACGGAAACCGACGGTGGCGCCAGTTCCGGGGTCACAAATGCTGCTATTAACTACGCGCCTACCTTCCCGGTATTCAATGCCAATGGTAAATACTACCGTGACCAGGGCCCGTTGAACGGCAACCTGGTGGATAACCCGCTGGGTCTCGCCAATGAAATCACAGACCAGTTTTCCGTAACCCGTTTACTATCGAATTTTTTTGCGGAATATAAGATCATTGATGGATTGACTTTCCGTACTTCATGGGGAGCAGATCTCTTTAATACCAAGTCAAATTACTACGTTACACGACAGATAGGACTGGGCGCCGGTACTAACGGTGATGCATCTGTTTCTGCCAGTGAAAGTATTAACTGGCTAAACGAAAATACACTGACCTACAACCGTGTATTTGCAAAAGATCATAACGTTACTGCCCTGATAGGTTATACGTCGCAAGGTTATCACCAGGAAAATGTGACGGCCAATGCTACAAATTTCAACGATGATTTTGCTTTATTCAATAACCTCGCCGCAGGCGCCACATTGCGTACACCCGGTTCAGGTGCCGGCGACTGGGCTTTAGCCTCTTATCTGGCGCGTATCAACTATGGTTATGCCGACCGGTTTTTGCTCACTTTAACTGCGCGCAGGGATGGCTCTTCACGTTTCGGGCCTAATAAAAAATATGGTTTCTTTCCATCAGGCGCGTTTGCATGGCGGGTGATCAATGAGCAGTTCATGAAACAACAAAATGTGTTCTCTGACCTGAAATTCCGTGCCAGCTACGGGTTAACCGGTAATCAGGAAATAGGCGATTATGGTTATCTGTCATTCATTTCCAATGTAAAATATCCTTTTGGCAGTACCCCGGTTTTACAGGTGGGTGGTGTACCCGGCGGTATCAGTAATCATGATCTGAGCTGGGAAAAAAATGCACAGCTGGATGCCGGTATAGATGTGGGCTTCCTCAACAATCGTATCCAACTGACAGCAGATTATTATATCAAAACAACATCCGATCTGTTGTTTAGCGTGAATGTGCCGCAAACAACGGGCTATAGCAGTTCATTGCAGAACATAGGACAGGTAGAAAACAGGGGACTGGAACTGGGATTGAACACGATCAATATTGAAGGCCATGCGTTGCAGTGGAATTCCGCATTTACAATATCCTTTAACAGGAATAAAGTACTTAACCTGGATGGCCGCCCTGAATTCACCGCAGGTTCCGGTAGTGGACACCTGGGCGTGTGGGGCAGCACCATACTGATGAAAGTAGGAGAGCCGCTCGGTAATTTCTATGGTAGAAAAGTAACCGGTATCTTCCAGGATAAAGCAGAGATAGATGCATCTGCCCAAAAGAATGCAAGTCCCGGTGATCTGCGCTATGCCGACCTGAACGACGATGGCGTTATTAACGACCTGGATCGTACCGTAATAGGGAATGGAAATCCGAAGTTTTTTGGTGGATTGAATAATACGTTCACTTATAAAGGTGTAGAGCTGAACCTGTTTTTCCAGGGAAGTTATGGAAATGATATCCTCAACTTCGGTCGCTTTGATCTGTATAACCTGAATGGTAATAATAATCAGTCTGCCGATGTACTGGACCGTTGGACAGCCTCCAATCCCAGTAAAACAATTCCCCGTGCCAATGCTGCGGGTGGACAAAGGATTCTGTCCAGCTTCCACATTGAGGATGGTTCTTATCTGCGTCTGAAAAATATCTCACTCGGTTATCATCTCCCTTCGTCTCTCTTGAAAAAATTGTCGCTGGCCGATGTGAAAATTTATGCGTCTGCGCAAAACTGGTTTACGATTACCAATTACAAAGGCTATGATCCTGAAGTGAGCCGTTTCGGTAGTTCTTCTATTGATCAGGGTATGGATTATGGTGGTTATCCTACCTCCAAAAGTGTATTGGTAGGATTAAATGTAAAATTTTAA
- a CDS encoding RagB/SusD family nutrient uptake outer membrane protein, protein MRHLFIFIVITFLATGCKPDLELAPDGWMASSTFYKNASDAESAVTGAYAMLYDVYRNEHILTPNVIAADDGIPFLTGAADRVALWKYEMVPSNIYTGQIWSTAYRGIQFSNVVIARIPGIDMDETLKKQYVGEARFLRALHYFNLVRFYGGVPIVTAEITTLVGVEAPKAPIADVYDLIEADLKEAEAVLPKSYTGGNVGRATQGAAKGLLAKVYLTRAGNTSGSPYWAQAAAKAKEVIDLSVYDLWDNYADVFALANRGGKESLFEVLFVTDIQGNSFTTGYAPRGAPIVPNNGFGIFRVSKSLFDEYAANDKRKAVTFLTSYVNPANQQTVQLSVDNPDPALAVSFWKLADPTVKVGLNGGTSWPYMRYSELLLIYAEALDESKGAPDTEAYAAINKVRKRAGLGDLSGLSKAAFKDAILEERRLELCFEGHRWFDLVRTGRLLDAVKAENSFSRNAPIKSHQMLFPIPQREVDANHALIQNDGY, encoded by the coding sequence ATGCGACACCTCTTTATATTTATAGTCATCACTTTTTTGGCAACAGGCTGTAAGCCTGATCTGGAGCTTGCTCCCGACGGCTGGATGGCATCCAGTACTTTTTACAAAAATGCTTCCGATGCTGAATCGGCTGTAACCGGCGCCTATGCCATGTTATACGATGTATACCGTAACGAGCATATTTTAACACCTAATGTTATTGCGGCAGATGACGGTATTCCTTTCCTGACTGGTGCTGCGGATCGTGTGGCATTGTGGAAATATGAAATGGTTCCTTCCAATATATATACCGGGCAGATATGGAGTACTGCCTACAGGGGTATCCAGTTTTCAAACGTTGTGATTGCCCGTATTCCCGGTATTGATATGGATGAAACATTGAAGAAGCAATACGTTGGGGAAGCCCGGTTTTTAAGGGCCTTACATTATTTCAACCTGGTTCGTTTTTATGGCGGTGTACCAATTGTTACAGCCGAGATCACTACGCTGGTAGGTGTGGAAGCACCTAAAGCACCGATTGCAGATGTATATGATCTCATTGAAGCAGACCTGAAAGAAGCGGAAGCTGTGTTACCGAAAAGCTATACCGGTGGTAACGTCGGCAGGGCTACACAGGGCGCAGCCAAAGGGTTGCTGGCTAAGGTATATCTGACCAGGGCAGGCAATACATCCGGCTCGCCTTACTGGGCGCAGGCGGCAGCCAAAGCAAAGGAAGTGATTGACCTGAGCGTATATGATTTGTGGGATAATTATGCCGATGTATTTGCACTGGCAAACAGGGGAGGAAAAGAATCGTTATTCGAAGTATTGTTTGTAACAGATATACAGGGAAATTCATTTACTACCGGCTATGCCCCGCGTGGCGCACCTATTGTGCCCAACAACGGCTTTGGTATTTTCAGGGTCAGTAAATCGTTGTTTGATGAATATGCAGCGAATGATAAACGTAAAGCAGTTACTTTTTTAACTTCTTATGTTAATCCTGCTAATCAGCAAACCGTTCAGTTATCGGTTGATAATCCTGATCCGGCGCTGGCCGTTTCTTTCTGGAAATTAGCTGATCCAACCGTGAAGGTAGGATTGAATGGCGGTACCAGTTGGCCGTATATGCGTTATTCAGAGCTGTTGTTAATCTATGCCGAAGCGTTGGATGAATCAAAAGGTGCGCCTGATACAGAAGCTTATGCTGCTATTAATAAAGTGCGTAAACGTGCCGGACTGGGTGATTTGTCGGGATTATCAAAAGCGGCATTTAAAGATGCCATACTGGAAGAACGCCGCCTGGAATTATGTTTTGAAGGACATCGGTGGTTTGACCTGGTACGTA